TGTAGACCAGCATCACGAACCCGACCAGCATGAACGACGCCTGCGGGGTAAAGGCCGCCAGCGCCGGGTCGATCACCCCGCCCCGCCCCAGCGAACGGCAAATCGAGGCGAAAACGTAAAAGGTGAACATGAAAACGATCGTCATGATCACGCCCCAGGTCTGGCCGGAGCGCGGCGACGAGAGCGAAAAGGGAATGCCGGCCAGGGCGAAGACGAAGCAGGTGAGCGGCACCGAGAAGCGCATGTAGAGCTCGGTCAGCAGGGCGGCCGTGTTGCTCCCGCCCTTCTCCAGCACCTTGATCATCTCGGTCAGTTCCCGGCGGTCCATGTCGGTGTACCCTTTTTGCTCGGTAAAGCTCAGCACGTCGTCGGCGACGTTCAGCTTCATGGCGGTAAAATCGGCCTCGTATTTCAGGTAGCCCTGCTGGTCGTACTTGTGGATGACGCCCTGCTGCAGCTCCCAGAGCCGCCCGGCAAAGGTGGCGGACTGCGCCGTGATGACCTGGGGGAACTTTTCGTCGGTCAGCTCGTAGACCATGATCCCTTCCATGGTCCGGACCTTCATGTTCACCCGGCGCGCGTAGTAGTAGCGGTTGCGCGCGTCCTTGAAGAAGACGTTCTCTTTGACCTCCGGCAGCGGCTGCTTGTAGATGATCTGCCGGATAATGTTGTTGGAGACCTGGTTGGCGTACGGCACGATCTTT
This window of the Candidatus Margulisiibacteriota bacterium genome carries:
- a CDS encoding LptF/LptG family permease, which gives rise to MKILDRYVVREMAGPFLVGVVGFILVLAVDLLFTMADLIINKGVPLFAVLKLMLFKLPSLMILTFPVSTLFGTAMALGRFSRDNELAALRTSGVSLWRIAIPILLVGLLVSLLSFVTNEKIVPYANQVSNNIIRQIIYKQPLPEVKENVFFKDARNRYYYARRVNMKVRTMEGIMVYELTDEKFPQVITAQSATFAGRLWELQQGVIHKYDQQGYLKYEADFTAMKLNVADDVLSFTEQKGYTDMDRRELTEMIKVLEKGGSNTAALLTELYMRFSVPLTCFVFALAGIPFSLSSPRSGQTWGVIMTIVFMFTFYVFASICRSLGRGGVIDPALAAFTPQASFMLVGFVMLVYMGRRK